AATACTCTCACTGTAGAAGATTGTCCATATTCATTCAGATATAGTCGAGGGAATTACTCATCTCTCGAATATTTGTTGAACGTGATTTTTCTTTATGTGATTTTTTTTATAGATATTTCTTTAATATATCGAAGATATATTTGTAAATATCCTAAATATCAGAAATATTTGCTATATATTGGAGATAAATATCGCTGATATTTGATAGTATTGGAGAAATATCGGAGATACGGTGAAAGATAAGATATCTATCCCTCTAGATATATCGGTTTTTCAAAAAAAGAAGATATCAGATATATCGCAGAGATTTTAATCCTTGACTGCAACAACGCGCGAGCTGACTCACTAGCTAGTGGTTATTATTTAGTGACACTTGCTGCTTCATAGACCTTGATTGTAATGACGGTTGAGTTAATAAATTGGTTTATTCGATTCATTCACCTCATAAAATTATGTGTTACCAAATTAACTACTAGTACACTAAATCACGAATGACGACGTAGGTCATTGACATAATTTTGGGCTTAAAAACATTTCTAACAGCTTCCTCATAATTTCTTTATAATAAAGAAACAAAAGTCAATACTTCAAGTAATTTTTATTCTCCAACCCTAACAGATTATTTATTTTAAAGATTTCATGATAATTCCTCAAATTCTTCCCTAAAATTTGAGAGTTTGTTGCAAATACAAGGAATTTAATTTTCTCTCTCATCACTTTTCTCATTTTGGAGAAAGTTTAGGGAATCTACTAAGGCAAAACAACTAAAATATTTCCAAAAATTGAGAAAACCAAGAATATAAAAAAGATGTTGGAGTTGCTTTAACAAATAACAAGAGATCTATTCACCTTAACAATGTTAACAGTTTCTTACACCATGTTAAGTTTATATTACTATAAGCACTCCTTAATATGTAATTCTCTAAGTCGTCGCAAGTGCACTTAATTCAACTTCCATACTCTTGACATTCCGAGGTTAAAAGACACTAGTTATTCTCATGCCATGATAAAACATATACATTCGACTCTTGATGCCGATACGTTAAGTTGATGAGGGATATTCATCAATCATACATTCAAAACATCTAGCTCTCGACCCTAGACAGATTAAAGTACTACTCACTCGTAGTTACATGATTCAAGTCATGTCATATCCCGACCCTTATATTTTTACTTTATTTACTAGCCTGATTATAATAAGAATTTTACCGTCTCCGTCATTGTGTAAATAGTTTAATTGGTCCCTAAAGGGGTTTCGGGGACGATTATGTGTGGAGGATTATTCGTATGGGGAAAATACGACGACGGTAAAAATAGTAAATTTTAGCTAGTAAAATGTAATTTTTATTCGGGTATTATTTTTCGGGGTGTTTCATTTTTTTTTTTGAATTGGGTTGATAGGTTGGACCGGTGGAGGCCCAACCCATTTTTTCTTCCTCCCTTTCTTTTTTTTCCTCTTTTCTTTTCCTCTCCTCGAGCTCTCTTTTCCCACCGGACTTCCAGCCGTCCTCCCGCCGCCGTCCGGCCACCAACCGCCGCCGCACCGGTCCCGTTCGGTCGACCTCCAACCCAGCAACCTCCCTGGACCGGTGAGAGGAGCCCTAGCTCCGCCGTGAGAGAGCGGTGCCACCCGAAAGGTCCGACTGTCCAAAACTTCACTTCACCGGAACTTTCTCCTCCGGCCACCAATCCGGGCAAGCTTGGTACGGTTTTGTAGCCCTCCTCCCGTGCAACAACCCCTCCAAGCAGCTCCCTCCCTCTTGAGCTAGGTAAGGAGAAATTTGAGGTGGAAGTTTTATGGTGTTTAAGTTGTTTTCGTTCGATTAGCCTAGTTAGGCTTGGATTTGGGTGATGTGTTAGTCATGAAAGTTGTAGAGGAGATTGAGAGGAAGATTCTGTTAAAATTTGGTAGCATTTGCAGGTCGCCGGAGTTGGTCGCCGGCCGCCGCTGCCGGAGGCGGCGCCGCTGTTTTGGGAAATTGTCTGGTTTTTGATGTAGAATATTAAGGGGATATTATTGAGGTGAATTTTGGAATTTTTGGATAAGATTTGGATAGGTTTGTGAATTTCCGAAGTGTGGTATTTTTGGCGGGTAATTAATGTAGAATCCGGCCGTAGGATCTAAGTCGTATTTTGGAGAGGTTGTATTTACGACTGTTGAGTATGATATTTAAGTTCGGATCGTTCCGATGTAAGAATATCGAAGTTAGGCAATGATGAGCGTAATTATGGCTCTCGGGTAATTTTGCCTATTTTGATTAAATATTGGATTATTTAGTTGGGAATTAATATTATATTTGGAACAGGACGTGAGGAGGCTCGAGCAGACGAGACCCCAGATCGACATCAGGCTTAGGCCTAATTTGTGAGTGGACTTTTATTTGAAATAATATGCATGCTATGGTTCATGATTGAACATTTCCTTTTGTTGGAGTTTTTGACGTCAATTAATTTTGACGCTTTTATTTTCTCTTAGAGAGTTACCGAAAATGGGATTTTCGGTGAATATAAATATGTAATTATGAGAGAGTATGTATAGAAAATGCTAGCTAGCCATATGTGTCTGTCCACCTTAATGGCGTAGCTNNNNNNNNNNNNNNNNNNNNGCATGCATTCGATTTTTCCTTAGAAATTAATTTGGGGAAGCATAAATATTTTATTTATCATTTTATTTTGTCTACTCACTCTAACGTTATTAAATGTTTTCCCCTGGGCCCTTCTTTTAAATTGCCCAGTCTGCAGAGTTCGGGTTGGATCTAGTAGGAGACGAGGCAGAGTCACCCGCATTTCTGCCAGTTTTCGCCAGTAGGTTACCTGTTCAACCTACTCGTGTTTTCTTGCTTCCGCTTGTGTTTAGTAGCTCTGAATACTTTAGAATTTTTGTATATTATGTGATGTTCAGAAGTGTTAAATTAAGAGTGTAATATGAAATTTTCGAGTTAGGGTTGTCCATCTGCAAGAGAGATTTTCTTAATCTTTCAGTAAATTTTCCTTGGAGGTGGTCCCCGCACGACTTACTCTGGGTTTCAGGGTGAAATTCGGGGTGGGTCGTGTCAAGTCATATCAAGGAAGAAAAAATCGAAATTTTCGTTTTTCTCGTCCAGCGATATTTTTTTCCCTTCCCAAAATTTCTTGTACCGAAACTTTTGAAATCTCGTAATAAAACAAAATTTTGCACCATTTGCTTCTCTCCACGTGCCCTCCTTCCATCAGTAAAATTGCAGCAAAATTTTCAATTCAATTTTACACCGAGGGGATTCGAACCTTGGTTGGGTTGGTACAAGGCTAACACCTTGACCAACCCTACTAACCATCTAATTTGTTTATTTTAGTATTTTTATAATATATATTGGTTTTTTTTTTCTGAGTCTGAAAAGTAAAAATTAGGTAAATATCTAATCCCCAGCTAACTCTTTTACCTACATTTCCATAAAAATAAAAAAAAACTTTTTTACCTACACTTATTAATTCATTTTTAATATATCTACCTTTTAAAAAAAATTCATTTATAACTACCTAACCTATGTATATAAGGCGTGATAGCCTAGCCTCCTATTGGGTTTCCAGTCATCATTAAGAAAAAAAGATATTTAAAGTAAACTTTAAGAATTATTAATGGTTCAGCACTAACATTTTCACCTTAACTTATTACAACTCTCTATAGAACAATGTTTATTCAAGGTTTTTATTTCAAATATAGTACATAATATAAAAAACAAACATCTCTTAAGTTTGGTTTAAAATTTCCTTGAGTCATATAATCAAATTACCGAGAGGAAAATGTAACTTGGAGGGTAAAAAGAAATGGAATTATTTTATCAAAATCACATCATCATAAATACCAAACACACGTCTTCCTCCACCTCATTTTCACTACACACTCGGTAACCAATGGAGCTACACCTCCTCCGCTCCCCTGTATCGACCCCAACTCTCTACTCCGACCACACCCACAAGCGAAACCCACCAATCCAGTGTCTCCGTCTATCCAAACGGAGCTCCGGCCCGTTTACACAGAAGGAGCTTTCTCGGATTCTGAGAACGGAGGCTGCTGTTAAAAACATTGAGAGGAAAGCAAACTCCAACAAGTACAACAACCTCTGGCCTAAGCCTGTTTTGGAGGCCCTTGATGAGGCTATTTCCAACAATCTCTGGGAGAATGCTCTCAAGGTTTGTTCTTTGGATTTTTGGCTTTTCTGGGTTTATGTTCTTGGTTGGTGTTTGTTATATGTTAGCAATCCAGATAAAGTTGATAACTTTGATTGAGGGGAGTAGAATTAGGAAGATTTGTGATGAAAAGTAATGATCTTTAGACTCAAAGCCAAGAAATCATATAACAAAAAAAAAAAAAAAAGAAAAGAGGGGCGCTTCTGAGCTTAGTGTGACTTGGCTAGGCCGTTTTAAATGTGAATGCCAATGACATCTCAAAGACCTTTGAGCTTTGTATATATAGAGATTGCTTTTCCTTATCCAACAGGGAAAAGGGTTGTTGATCTATGAATATTTAAGTCGACTTAAAGAAAATAAGCATATGTTATTATTGAAGTGATTAGATGCAATGTTAGTTTTTGACTGACCAGACAGTCCCATGATATTGATTCTTGAATTATTCAAACCAAAGTAATGATCTAAAGTATGAACCAAACGCAGTGTGTTAATTGATGTTATACTAGTACAAGTGTGGTTGTGGCAAAGTAATAGTGAGTTTATCTTTGTTGAAGATTTTATTTGTAAATGGATGCATCTCAGGGAGTATGAGTATTAGCTGCAATTTTACGTATCAAGAATTCTTGATGATTCAGTGGTTTCATGCTTAATGTTCTGAGGACTCCAAACATCCCAGTTAACATTTCATTTTGTTGATTGATTAACTATGTAAAGTTGCCATTATACCGTTGTCATTTCTATTATAGCAGTTTCATTTGTTACCTTGCCCATATATTGTTGAATTGTTTTTGTTATGTTACCCATATACCGTTGAATTTTCTTCTGCTTCTACATTTGAGCCTTTTGTTCATATTTCTGGTATGAGACAATGTTCCTCTCTGTAGATATTTGGGCTACTGCGTAAGCAACATTGGTATGAGCCGAGATGCCAAACTTACGCAAAATTGTTCATGATGCTTGGAAAGTGCAAGCAACCTGAGCAGGTTGGGTTACTTTTCGAGCTCATGTTAACTGATGGGCTCAAACCAACTGTTGACGTGTACACAGCTCTTGTTAGTGTTTATGGCAAAAGTGGTCTCTTTGACAAGGCATTCTCTACTGTTGATGACATGAAGTCAATTTCTGACTGCAAACCAGATGTATATACATATTCCATTCTTATAAATTGCTGCACCAAATTTCGTCGCTATGATCTGATTGAACAAGTTTTGGCTGAGATGTCATTTCTGGGAATTGGGTGTAACACAGTCATATACAACAATCTTATCGATGGATATGGTAAATCAGAATTGTTTGAACTGATGGAGGACTCATTGACAGATATGATTGAAAGTGGCAACTGCGTTCCTGATGTTTTCACATTCAACTCTTTTCTTGGTGCTTATGGGAAAAGTGGGCAGATAGACAAGATGGAGAAGTGGTACGATGAATTTCAGCTAATGGGAATGAAGCCAGACCTCAAGACATTTAATATCCTGATTAAAGCATATGGGAAAGCAAGAATGTTTGAAAAGATGGGATCTATTATGGAGTTTATGAAGAAAAGGTATTTCACTCCAACTGTTGTTACTTATAACATTGTTATTGAGGTATTTGGGAAAGCTGGAAAGATTGTGAAGATGGAGGAATACTTCAGAAACATGAAGCACCAAGGAATGAAGCCTAACTCTATTACATATTGTTCACTCATTAGTGCGTACAGCAAAGCTGGGAATATTAAGAAAGTTGATTCTATTTTGAGGCAAGTAGAGAATTCAGATGTTATACTAGATACAGCTTTTTTCAACTGTATTATTAGTGCCTATGGTCGGGCTGGTGATATAAATAAGATGGGTGAATTATTTTTGACAATGGAAGAGAAAAAATGTGTTCCTGACCATATCACCTTTGCTACCATGATCCAAGCCTGCAAGGCACTAGGCATGACTGCTGCTGCCGAAGATTTGAAAAAAAGGATGATTACCACCATTGACCATTCAGGTATCTAAAAATGTGTTTTCCTTTGACTTCTGTCAAATACTTTGGTCTTTGGATTTCACCTGCAATTAGTTATATTTGTACTGATGAAATCATTCAATTTCCCTAGTCAATCCTCAGATGAGGTTAAAGTAAACAATTGTACTTGCTGAAATAAGGGAACTCAGAGACGTTAACACTAATTTGGTCAGTGCGTACTTAGCTACTGGGTTGGGTTTATAGTAGATTCTATTGCATTGATATTTGTATAAATGAATGATTGGGGGGATTCAACTAGCAGCTATACTTTATTCTTTAGTTTCACTCAAGCTAGAAGGTTCGTATATGAAAGAACTATTTTCTGTCTGGTCTACTGGGAGACTGCCTATTGTGTAATGAGATGGGCTGCATAATGAGAAAGTCTCACATTCCATAACCCTAACCTTGGTAAAGGTGGGCTTCTTTATGACACCAAGATTATCTAGCTTTGGTCTTCTGAAAGTTTATTTTATTGCTATTATTACCATGGCTTACTTAAATATATGATTCCCATATTAAATACTCCTTCAACCGTTCTGTTCTCAGGCTCAAGATTGATGGGATGCTAGTATGTTCATAATGTTGAAGAACTTATGTCTCATTAGGAGTTTGCCTTGTTATAGTTAGTGCCTCCATTTTGACTTGAAAATAGTAATATGACAAAGGTCTAGTGTTGGCATTACCTGAGTAACTAAAGATTATTGGCTTCATTCTCAAATCATGGTCGAATTGTCAACTGTATGAATTGTAGCATTCCCTCTAGCAGTTTCTGCTGGTAATGCAAATTATATGATGTAACATGTTGGAGTCGCATGTAGTTCTAGCATAATTATCCTAATCCATATGCTTCCTTGCTAGCAAAAGACCTACAGTTGTTTATGTATGGTCTGCTTAGGCAGACTAACTGTGACAAGGGTATGCTTTTTTAGTATCTTCTGAGTTAAGATAACTGGTAAAATTGCTTATGATTGACTGAAGTCCTATCTCATTCAATCTCTCTTCTGAAATTGCTATTCAACTTTGCTTCTGATTAATACTAACATCATGGATTATATAACCACACAGAAATGGAAAACTGAGGCCATAGAGAAATTGGATGTGATGGTGTATACAAAGATCTTTCTCAAGTTCCCTCCTAAGTTCTGGCCATGTGGACCTGGGAAAGAGTTTTTCATCTATGCCCATGAGCGAAGAGGCTACTACACATTTTGGCAGGTTGGATTCAATGGTTGTCGTTGCTGTCTAGTTAAACGTAAATTTTCCATGCTGCTGCCAGCAGATTTACAGATTCGGTATTTTTCCTTCTGCATAGATTTTTCTACAATCCTCAAATAATATTTTGTTTAACTAAACATATGTTCATTTGAAGTGTTGTGATTCACATTGGAAACCTTTTGTTCTACGGTAGTAGTTGATAGTAAGTTAGTAAAAAAGGTTGCTTTTGTCTACTG
Above is a window of Fragaria vesca subsp. vesca linkage group LG7, FraVesHawaii_1.0, whole genome shotgun sequence DNA encoding:
- the LOC101309686 gene encoding pentatricopeptide repeat-containing protein At3g53170-like, with amino-acid sequence MELHLLRSPVSTPTLYSDHTHKRNPPIQCLRLSKRSSGPFTQKELSRILRTEAAVKNIERKANSNKYNNLWPKPVLEALDEAISNNLWENALKIFGLLRKQHWYEPRCQTYAKLFMMLGKCKQPEQVGLLFELMLTDGLKPTVDVYTALVSVYGKSGLFDKAFSTVDDMKSISDCKPDVYTYSILINCCTKFRRYDLIEQVLAEMSFLGIGCNTVIYNNLIDGYGKSELFELMEDSLTDMIESGNCVPDVFTFNSFLGAYGKSGQIDKMEKWYDEFQLMGMKPDLKTFNILIKAYGKARMFEKMGSIMEFMKKRYFTPTVVTYNIVIEVFGKAGKIVKMEEYFRNMKHQGMKPNSITYCSLISAYSKAGNIKKVDSILRQVENSDVILDTAFFNCIISAYGRAGDINKMGELFLTMEEKKCVPDHITFATMIQACKALGMTAAAEDLKKRMITTIDHSEMEN